One genomic region from Daphnia magna isolate NIES linkage group LG10, ASM2063170v1.1, whole genome shotgun sequence encodes:
- the LOC116932040 gene encoding cGMP-dependent protein kinase, isozyme 2 forms cD4/T1/T3A/T3B isoform X1, whose product MSSSSYMAVEVLERKLAARDKELKERLERISQLERELSQRDALVRQLRADLDKCQQVLKPLNQHVQQEQGLSADMAKIAPWRVGSKNGPAAAAAAAASGLEPRFKRLAISAEPLLLPRSLLLANAAELKQSLPVNRQPKSATSRDLIKAAILGNDFMKNLELAQIREIVDCMYPVDYPRGSLIIKEGDVGSIMYVMEEGKVEVSREGKYLSTMAPGKVMGELAILYNCKRTATIKAAIDCKLWAIERQVFQTIMMRTGLIRQAEYTVFLKSVPTFTNLQEETLIKIADVLDECFYNQGDYIIRQGARGDTFFIISKGRVKVTIKDPNSVQEEYIRSLQRGDFFGEKALQGEDIRTANIIADDPEGVSCLVIDRESFNQLISGLDEIRTKYVDDGNASRKIHDAFAHVQLSDIRVIATLGVGGFGRVELVQISNDTSRSYGLKQMKKSQIVETRQQQHIMSEKEIMEEANCDFIVKLYKTFKDRKYLYMLMEACLGGELWTILRDRGNFDDSTTRFYTACVVEAFEYLHSRGIIYRDLKPENLLLDTQGYVKLVDFGFAKKLQAGRKTWTFCGTPEYVAPEVILNKGHDISADYWSLGVLMFELLTGTPPFTGSDPMKTYNIILKGIDAVDFPRNITRNATALIKKLCRDNPAERLGYQKGEIRDIQKHKWFDGFNWEGLRNRTLTPPIIPQIRSAMDSSNFDEYPPDMDGLPPDDVSGWDGDF is encoded by the exons ATGTCGTCATCGTCGTACATGGCGGTGGAAGTGCTGGAGAGGAAGTTGGCCGCCCGTGACAAGGAGCTCAAGGAGCGGCTGGAACGCATCAGCCAACTGGAACGAGAGCTGAGCCAGCGCGACGCTCTCGTCCGTCAGCTGCGGGCCGACTTAGACAAATGCCAACAGGTGTTGAAGCCGCTCAACCAGCACGTCCAGCAAGAGCAGGGACTGAGCGCCGACATGGCCAAAATCGCTCCGTGGCGCGTCGGCAGCAAAAACGGGCCGGCCGCTGCCGCTGCTGCCGCCGCCAGCGGCTTGGAGCCGCGCTTCAAAAGACTGGCCATCTCGGCCGAGCCGCTCCTCTTGCCGCGCTCTTTGCTGCTGGCCAACGCGGCCGAATTGAAGCAATCGTTGCCCGTCAATCGGCAGCCAAAAAGCGCAAC ATCGCGGGATTTGATCAAAGCGGCAATCCTGGGCAATGATTTCATGAAGAATTTGGAATTGGCTCAAATCCGTGAGATCGTCGACTGCATGTACCCGGTGGATTACCCGCGCGGCAGCCTCATCATTAAGGAGGGCGATGTCGGCTCCATCATGTACGTCATGGAAG AGGGCAAAGTGGAAGTGTCGAGAGAAGGCAAATATCTGAGCACCATGGCGCCCGGCAAAGTCATGGGCGAGTTGGCCATCCTCTACAACTGTAAACGAACGGCCACCATTAAag CGGCCATCGACTGCAAATTGTGGGCAATCGAGCGTCAAGTTTTCCAGACGATTATGATGCGGACAGGGTTGATTCGACAGGCCGAGTACACCGTCTTCCTCAAAAG TGTGCCAACGTTTACGAATCTCCAAGAAGAGACGCTCATCAAGATCGCCGACGTCCTCGATGAG tgtttttaCAATCAAGGCGACTACATCATCCGGCAAGGAGCGCGAGGTGACACCTTTTTCATCATCAGCAAAGGGCGG GTGAAAGTGACCATCAAGGATCCGAACAGCGTCCAAGAGGAGTACATTCGGTCGTTGCAGCGCGGTGATTTCTTTGGCGAAAAGGCCCTCCAAGG GGAAGACATACGAACGGCCAACATCATCGCCGACGATCCCGAAGGCGTCAGCTGTCTGGTGATTGACCGCGAGTCGTTCAACCAGCTCATCAGCGGACTGGACGAGATCCGCACCAAATACGTGGACGATGGCAACGCCAGTCGCAA GATTCACGACGCTTTTGCGCACGTCCAGTTGAGCGACATTCGCGTGATAGCCACGCTGGGTGTCGGAGGATTCGGCCGCGTCGAGCTCGTTCAGATCAGTAACGACACGTCACGCTCCTACGGACTCAAGCAGATGAAAAAGAGTCAG ATCGTAGAGACGCGACAGCAGCAGCACATCATGTCGGAGAAGGAGATCATGGAGGAGGCCAATTGCGACTTCATCGTCAAACTGTACAAGACGTTCAAAGATCGCAAGTATTTGTACATGCTGATGGAGGCGTGTCTCGGCGGCGAGCTGTGGACGATTTTGCGCGACCGCGGCAATTTCGACGACTCTACGACGCGCTTCTACACGGCGTGCGTCGTCGAGGCGTTCGAATACCTGCACAGCCGCGGCATCATCTACCGCGACCTGAAACCCGAGAACCTGCTGCTCGATACGCAGGGCTATGTCAAACTGGTGGATTTCGGTTTCGCCAAGAAGTTGCAg GCCGGGCGGAAAACGTGGACGTTTTGCGGCACTCCCGAGTACGTGGCGCCCGAAGTGATTCTGAACAAAGGGCACGACATCAGCGCCGACTACTGGTCGCTGGGCGTGCTCATGTTCGAACTGTTGACGGGCACGCCTCCCTTCACCGGCTCCGATCCCATGAAGACGTACAACATCATCCTCAAGGGCATTGACGCTGTCGACTTTCCGCGCAACATCACCCGCAACGCCACCGCCCTCATCAAAAAACTCTGCCG TGACAATCCGGCCGAGAGATTGGGCTACCAAAAGGGCGAAATCCGTGACATTCAGAAACACAA GTGGTTTGATGGATTCAACTGGGAGGGGCTGCGCAATCGAACGCTAACGCCGCCCATCATCCCCCAGATCCGCAGTGCAATGGACTCGTCCAACTTTGACGAGTACCCACCAGACATGGACGGCCTGCCACCCGACGACGTGTCCGGCTGGGATGGCGACTTCTAa
- the LOC116932040 gene encoding cGMP-dependent protein kinase, isozyme 2 forms cD4/T1/T3A/T3B isoform X2, which produces MGTIQELQDTLSKRDEEIRNLQSVLQLKEAQIQQREEEIQQLRSHLDKFQSVFPFGGQPAAFPSLRRSTIREPRKVRAQGISAEPQDLQTLQDISHQKFNEYPKSDRSRDLIKAAILGNDFMKNLELAQIREIVDCMYPVDYPRGSLIIKEGDVGSIMYVMEEGKVEVSREGKYLSTMAPGKVMGELAILYNCKRTATIKAAIDCKLWAIERQVFQTIMMRTGLIRQAEYTVFLKSVPTFTNLQEETLIKIADVLDECFYNQGDYIIRQGARGDTFFIISKGRVKVTIKDPNSVQEEYIRSLQRGDFFGEKALQGEDIRTANIIADDPEGVSCLVIDRESFNQLISGLDEIRTKYVDDGNASRKIHDAFAHVQLSDIRVIATLGVGGFGRVELVQISNDTSRSYGLKQMKKSQIVETRQQQHIMSEKEIMEEANCDFIVKLYKTFKDRKYLYMLMEACLGGELWTILRDRGNFDDSTTRFYTACVVEAFEYLHSRGIIYRDLKPENLLLDTQGYVKLVDFGFAKKLQAGRKTWTFCGTPEYVAPEVILNKGHDISADYWSLGVLMFELLTGTPPFTGSDPMKTYNIILKGIDAVDFPRNITRNATALIKKLCRDNPAERLGYQKGEIRDIQKHKWFDGFNWEGLRNRTLTPPIIPQIRSAMDSSNFDEYPPDMDGLPPDDVSGWDGDF; this is translated from the exons ATGGGAACGATTCAGGAGCTGCAGGACACATTGTCCAAACGGGATGAGGAAATTAGAAACCTTCAGTCGGTCCTGCAGCTGAAGGAAGCCCAGATACAGCAACGAGAGGAAGAAATCCAACAGTTGAGATCCCATCTTGACAAATTTCAAAGTGTCTTTCCCTTCGGCGGCCAGCCAGCCGCCTTTCCGTCGCTCAGGCGGAGCACCATCCGAGAACCTCGAAAGGTCAGGGCCCAGGGTATATCAGCGGAGCCACAGGACCTGCAAACACTGCAAGACATCAGCCACCAAAAGTTCAACGAATACCCCAAAAGTGACCG ATCGCGGGATTTGATCAAAGCGGCAATCCTGGGCAATGATTTCATGAAGAATTTGGAATTGGCTCAAATCCGTGAGATCGTCGACTGCATGTACCCGGTGGATTACCCGCGCGGCAGCCTCATCATTAAGGAGGGCGATGTCGGCTCCATCATGTACGTCATGGAAG AGGGCAAAGTGGAAGTGTCGAGAGAAGGCAAATATCTGAGCACCATGGCGCCCGGCAAAGTCATGGGCGAGTTGGCCATCCTCTACAACTGTAAACGAACGGCCACCATTAAag CGGCCATCGACTGCAAATTGTGGGCAATCGAGCGTCAAGTTTTCCAGACGATTATGATGCGGACAGGGTTGATTCGACAGGCCGAGTACACCGTCTTCCTCAAAAG TGTGCCAACGTTTACGAATCTCCAAGAAGAGACGCTCATCAAGATCGCCGACGTCCTCGATGAG tgtttttaCAATCAAGGCGACTACATCATCCGGCAAGGAGCGCGAGGTGACACCTTTTTCATCATCAGCAAAGGGCGG GTGAAAGTGACCATCAAGGATCCGAACAGCGTCCAAGAGGAGTACATTCGGTCGTTGCAGCGCGGTGATTTCTTTGGCGAAAAGGCCCTCCAAGG GGAAGACATACGAACGGCCAACATCATCGCCGACGATCCCGAAGGCGTCAGCTGTCTGGTGATTGACCGCGAGTCGTTCAACCAGCTCATCAGCGGACTGGACGAGATCCGCACCAAATACGTGGACGATGGCAACGCCAGTCGCAA GATTCACGACGCTTTTGCGCACGTCCAGTTGAGCGACATTCGCGTGATAGCCACGCTGGGTGTCGGAGGATTCGGCCGCGTCGAGCTCGTTCAGATCAGTAACGACACGTCACGCTCCTACGGACTCAAGCAGATGAAAAAGAGTCAG ATCGTAGAGACGCGACAGCAGCAGCACATCATGTCGGAGAAGGAGATCATGGAGGAGGCCAATTGCGACTTCATCGTCAAACTGTACAAGACGTTCAAAGATCGCAAGTATTTGTACATGCTGATGGAGGCGTGTCTCGGCGGCGAGCTGTGGACGATTTTGCGCGACCGCGGCAATTTCGACGACTCTACGACGCGCTTCTACACGGCGTGCGTCGTCGAGGCGTTCGAATACCTGCACAGCCGCGGCATCATCTACCGCGACCTGAAACCCGAGAACCTGCTGCTCGATACGCAGGGCTATGTCAAACTGGTGGATTTCGGTTTCGCCAAGAAGTTGCAg GCCGGGCGGAAAACGTGGACGTTTTGCGGCACTCCCGAGTACGTGGCGCCCGAAGTGATTCTGAACAAAGGGCACGACATCAGCGCCGACTACTGGTCGCTGGGCGTGCTCATGTTCGAACTGTTGACGGGCACGCCTCCCTTCACCGGCTCCGATCCCATGAAGACGTACAACATCATCCTCAAGGGCATTGACGCTGTCGACTTTCCGCGCAACATCACCCGCAACGCCACCGCCCTCATCAAAAAACTCTGCCG TGACAATCCGGCCGAGAGATTGGGCTACCAAAAGGGCGAAATCCGTGACATTCAGAAACACAA GTGGTTTGATGGATTCAACTGGGAGGGGCTGCGCAATCGAACGCTAACGCCGCCCATCATCCCCCAGATCCGCAGTGCAATGGACTCGTCCAACTTTGACGAGTACCCACCAGACATGGACGGCCTGCCACCCGACGACGTGTCCGGCTGGGATGGCGACTTCTAa
- the LOC116932044 gene encoding LOW QUALITY PROTEIN: ankyrin repeat domain-containing protein 13D (The sequence of the model RefSeq protein was modified relative to this genomic sequence to represent the inferred CDS: deleted 1 base in 1 codon), whose amino-acid sequence MKREESDIAREYPLHYIVWKNNTVALRSSLLPDNVNLQHLEQLDPRGRTPLMLAVTLENLDCAILLLENGANVNVENKEGWTVVQEAVSTGNHQIISAVLQKRDLQRHTTRMLGVPALLQKLKEAPDFYMEMKWEFTSWVPLVSRMCPSDIYKVYKQGSNVRIDTTLLGFDQSSWQRGSKSYLFKSEGVDKAVLLEMDHEAKEVFVEELRTLQEDQVTRHLMAPSNEAVMARVTSPIVHTYVDTEKISFERNKSGLWGWRSDKMEVVNGRDCKVFSASNVELVTKTRTEHLSPEDKTKVAGSGFLLNSLLAVGQHIEEPTLPDDSNSHEVTMEEYFDSSIDLGKRDIGRPKEMTTKTQKFKATLWLCEEFPLSLVDQIMPIVDLMAISSTHFAKLRDFIQMQLPAGFPTKIEIPLFHVMNACVTFGNTFALDEPVHGISVIQEADRLSCVVDDSCFVTPGEYTLYGMGGASVSSSSRRQFSMDEEDELLQYAIQQSLLDVGSEGDEVDIWEALKAHKPPTTPQVSRVNRSPLPPRSSSSLGFCMSAEEEELQRAIEASLGIPTELGLNPVDASSSGGTMEAQDEASLLAEALMLSARETALEEERRSREDNELLQRILELSLLEK is encoded by the exons ATGAAACGAGAAGAATCCGACATCGCAAGAGAGTACCCTCTTCACTATATAGTCTGGAAGAATAATACTGTCGCCTTACGCTCATCCCTCTTACCTGACAATGTTAACCTGCAACATCTTGAACAGCTTGATCCCCGGGGCAGGACTCCTCTTATGTTGGCTGTAACTCTTGAAAATTTAGACTGTGCAATCTTGTTGTTGGAGAATGGTGCCAATGTTAATGTGGAAAACAAAGAGGGTTGGACAG TTGTCCAGGAAGCTGTTTCAACAGGTAATCATCAGATCATCAGTGCAGTCCTGCAAAAGAGAGATCTCCAACGTCACACAACAAGAATGCTTGGTGTACCTGCCCTActtcaaaaattgaaagag GCCCCTGATTTCTACATGGAAATGAAATGGGAATTCACTAGTTGGG TTCCTCTTGTATCGAGAATGTGCCCTAGTGACATATACAAGGTGTACAAACAGGGTTCCAATGTCCGAATAGATACAACTCTGCTTGGATTTGATCAGAGTTCTTGGCAAAGAGGAAGTAAAAGCTACCTATTCAAGTCTGAGG GTGTTGATAAGGCTGTTCTGTTGGAAATGGACCACGAAGCCAAGGAAGTCTTCGTAGAAGAACTACGAACGCTTCAGGAGGATCAGGTTACCCGTCATCTAATGGCCCCCTCTAATGAAGCAGTTATGGCTCGGGTCACATCACCCATTGTTCATACCTATGTTGACACTGAGAAAATCTCTTTCGAGCG GAACAAGAGTGGTCTTTGGGGTTGGCGGTCGGACAAAATGGAAGTAGTAAACGGCCGGGATTGTAAAGTTTTTAGTGCCAGTAATGTAGAGCTGGTTACGAAAACTCGAACAGAACATCTCAGT CCTGAAGATAAAACCAAAGTTGCTGGTTCGGGCTTTTTGCTCAATTCACTTTTGGCTGTTGGTCAGCACATTGAAGAGCCCACATTACCC GACGATTCAAATTCCCATGAAGTCACGATGGAAGAATACTTTGACAGTAGCATTGATCTAGGGAAGCGTGACATTGGCCGGCCCAAGGAAATGACCACCAAGACCCAGAAATTCAAG GCTACGTTATGGCTCTGCGAAGAGTTCCCGCTAAGTCTAGTCGACCAGATTATGCCCATCGTTGATTTGATGGCAATTTCAAGCACGCATTTTGCCAAGTTAAGGGATTTCATCCAAATGCAACTTCCTGCTGGCTTCCCAACAAAAATTG AAATCCCTCTGTTTCACGTCATGAATGCGTGCGTGACATTTGGCAATACTTTTGCGTTGGACGAGCCTGTCCATGGGATTTCCGTCATCCAAGAAGCGGATAGACTTTCCTGCGTTGTGGATGACAGCTGCTTTGTAACACCCGGCGAATATACGTTGTACGGCATGGGAGGAGCTTCAGTCAGCTCTTCGTCTCGCCGACAGTTCTCGATGGATGAAGAGGACGAGCTGTTGCAATACGCCATTCAGCAAAGTTTGTTAGACGTTGGCTCCGAGGGTGACGAG gTTGACATTTGGGAGGCATTAAAGGCACATAAACCCCCAACTACCCCTCAAGTATCTAGAGTTAATAGGTCGCCATTGCCACCTCGATCATCATCTTCTCTGGGATTTTGCATGTCcgccgaagaagaagaattgcaAAG AGCTATCGAAGCCAGTTTAGGAATCCCGACGGAATTAGGACTCAACCCTGTGGATGCTTCATCATCAGGAGGAACGATGGAAGCGCAGGACGAGGCAAGCCTTCTGGCAGAAGCGCTAATGCTCTCAGCCCGCGAGACGGCACTGGAAGAAGAACGGCGTTCCAGGGAGGACAATGAACTGTTGCAGCGGATACTTGAGCTGTCGTTGCTGGAGAAATAG
- the LOC116932043 gene encoding ARF GTPase-activating protein GIT2-like isoform X2, with product MSRAKLARSVVDTCADCGAFDPTWASINKGILICDECCCVHRTLGRHVSHIKSLRKGTWIPAQLAMVHALHSNGANSIWEHSLLDPTNSKSVRKKPQAKDPIKPTKADFIRTKHQLLGFVFRGGSKDDKDCGDLQDRDVSKQLHSSVRTANLETSLRLLSAGADPNYLHQEKGTCPLHVAAGAGQASQVELLLIYGADPGGLDSFGKTPADHASEAGYKDIAHRLVESQYELTDRISYYLCERKPDHSSGQHFLIPEMADSIDSNSDVAKAAKRKLQMLPNYLFEEMAMDAYDEVDRRETEQYWLALQGPNLQQMADRGHSVPFLPVNAELSPTRNQARQKLGRLNAREFATLLIDLLSEAKRRQQGGMVFPLKDMQNNIKLDGSDDEPLYDSVASEEEFVLAEQQQILAEQKQANSIKGQQDLNQQKSGVSVEAYIGIKEQLSLSNVRMQELLASNTNMQTQIAQLQNMVQTLVQENNQLKTQPVPAIGGTTVALNGPATSSSKSLEEPITLRGSKIHAARHYSMYEPREGPRSPQRSTPTNSTAASTTASPPPPTTADEVVRRTNIITRRIQEVFRNVQERRQDQIEPCAQRIVEAVQTMTTIVPQGASEEVKSCIHQLTASASRLLAECHEAGTTAPCPPDQAVTQRIIQGAYDVAKATKQLVTLFQ from the exons ATGTCTAGAGCGAAACTGGCTAGAAGTGTTGTCGATACGTGTGCAGATTGTGGGGCATTTg ATCCAACTTGGGCCTCCATTAATAAAGGGATTCTCATTTGTGATGAATGCTGTTGTGTACATAGAACACTTGGCAGGCATGTATCTCACATTAAGTCGCTTCGAAAGGGAACATGGATTCCAGCACAGTTAGCT ATGGTCCATGCACTTCATAGCAATGGTGCAAACAGTATATGGGAGCATTCACTACTTGATCCAACCAATAGCAAATCAGTGAGAAAGAAGCCCCAAGCCAAAGATCCCATTAA ACCAACTAAAGCAGACTTTATTAGAACCAAGCATCAGTTACTTGGTTTTGTGTTCAGAGGAGGAAGCAAAGATGACAAAGATTGTGGGGATTTACAGGACAGAGATGTATCTAAGCAGCTTCATTCTAGTGTGCGAACAGCAAATTTGGAAACCAGTTTACGACTCTTGTCTGCCGGAGCAGATCCCAATTACCTTCATCAA gaaAAGGGCACATGCCCTTTACATGTTGCAGCTGGAGCAGGCCAAGCATCACAAGTAGAATTGCTTTTGATATATGGCGCTGATCCAGGAGGTTTGGATTCGTTCGGAAAGACACCCGCCGATCACGCTAG CGAAGCGGGATACAAGGACATAGCCCATCGTCTTGTAGAAAGCCAGTACGAATTGACAGACCGCATCAGCTACTATCTCTGCGAACGAAAACCGGACCATTCATCGGGCCAGCATTTCTTGATTCCTGAAATGGCTGATTCTATTGACAGTAACTCTGACGTAGCCAAAGCTGCAAAGCGTAAGCTACAAATG CTGCCTAACTATTTGTTCGAGGAGATGGCCATGGATGCCTACGATGAAGTGGATCGAAGAGAAACAGAGCAAT ATTGGTTGGCACTGCAAGGGCCAAACCTTCAGCAAATGGCCGATCGGGGTCATAGCGTTCCTTTTTTACCAGTCAATGCAGAGCTATCACCCACACGAAATCAGGCTCGCCAGAAACTTGGTCGACTCAACGCTCGCGAATTTGCCACGTTATTAATTGATTTACTCTCCGAAGCGAAAAGAAGGCAGCAAGGTGGAATGGTTTTCCCCCTAAAAG ACATGCAAAACAACATAAAGCTGGATGGTTCGGATGATGAACCGCTATACGATAGTGTTGCTTCTGAAGAAGAATTTGTACTCGCGGAGCAACAGCAAATCCTAGCCGAGCAGAAGCAGGCCAACAGTATTAAAGGACAACAGGACTTGAATCAACAAAAGAGTGGTGTCTCAGTAGAGGCATACATTGGCATCAAAGAGCAATTGTCCTTGAGCAACGTGAGAATGCAGGAGCTATTAGCAAGTAATACCAACATGCAAACGCAGATTGCCCAACTGCAAAACATGGTTCAGACGCTGGTGCAAGAAAACAACCAATTAAAAACTCAACCAGTTCCTGCGATTGGTGGAACAACAGTCGCCCTTAATGGACCAGCCACCTCATCGTCAAAAAGTTTAGAAGAGCCAATAACTTTAAGGGGATCCAAAATTCACGCAGCACGTCATTACAGCATGTATGAGCCAAGAGAAGGACCTCGTTCTCCTCAACGATCGACGCCCACCAACAGCACAGCTGCTTCCACAACCGCCTCTCCACCACCCCCTACTACCGCTGACGAAGTGGTCCGGCGAACAAATATAATTACTAGGCGTATACAGGAAGTCTTCCGTAATGTTCAAGAACGACGCCAGGATCAAATAGAGCCTTGTGCTCAACGTATTGTCGAAGCTGTGCAGACTATGACAACGATTGTCCCTCAG GGGGCGAGTGAAGAAGTGAAAAGTTGCATACATCAGCTGACAGCCAGCGCTTCTCGGTTGCTGGCTGAATGCCACGAAGCTGGGACGACAGCTCCATGCCCACCAGATCAAGCTGTCACTCAGCGGATCATTCAAGGCGCCTATGACGTGGCTAAGGCGACCAAACAACTGGTCACACTGTTCCAGTAG
- the LOC116932043 gene encoding ARF GTPase-activating protein GIT2-like isoform X1 produces the protein MSRAKLARSVVDTCADCGAFDPTWASINKGILICDECCCVHRTLGRHVSHIKSLRKGTWIPAQLAMVHALHSNGANSIWEHSLLDPTNSKSVRKKPQAKDPIKPTKADFIRTKHQLLGFVFRGGSKDDKDCGDLQDRDVSKQLHSSVRTANLETSLRLLSAGADPNYLHQEKGTCPLHVAAGAGQASQVELLLIYGADPGGLDSFGKTPADHASEAGYKDIAHRLVESQYELTDRISYYLCERKPDHSSGQHFLIPEMADSIDSNSDVAKAAKRKLQMLPNYLFEEMAMDAYDEVDRRETEQYWLALQGPNLQQMADRGHSVPFLPVNAELSPTRNQARQKLGRLNAREFATLLIDLLSEAKRRQQGGMVFPLKGRYIYIFNNKYQLLYFISVPKDMQNNIKLDGSDDEPLYDSVASEEEFVLAEQQQILAEQKQANSIKGQQDLNQQKSGVSVEAYIGIKEQLSLSNVRMQELLASNTNMQTQIAQLQNMVQTLVQENNQLKTQPVPAIGGTTVALNGPATSSSKSLEEPITLRGSKIHAARHYSMYEPREGPRSPQRSTPTNSTAASTTASPPPPTTADEVVRRTNIITRRIQEVFRNVQERRQDQIEPCAQRIVEAVQTMTTIVPQGASEEVKSCIHQLTASASRLLAECHEAGTTAPCPPDQAVTQRIIQGAYDVAKATKQLVTLFQ, from the exons ATGTCTAGAGCGAAACTGGCTAGAAGTGTTGTCGATACGTGTGCAGATTGTGGGGCATTTg ATCCAACTTGGGCCTCCATTAATAAAGGGATTCTCATTTGTGATGAATGCTGTTGTGTACATAGAACACTTGGCAGGCATGTATCTCACATTAAGTCGCTTCGAAAGGGAACATGGATTCCAGCACAGTTAGCT ATGGTCCATGCACTTCATAGCAATGGTGCAAACAGTATATGGGAGCATTCACTACTTGATCCAACCAATAGCAAATCAGTGAGAAAGAAGCCCCAAGCCAAAGATCCCATTAA ACCAACTAAAGCAGACTTTATTAGAACCAAGCATCAGTTACTTGGTTTTGTGTTCAGAGGAGGAAGCAAAGATGACAAAGATTGTGGGGATTTACAGGACAGAGATGTATCTAAGCAGCTTCATTCTAGTGTGCGAACAGCAAATTTGGAAACCAGTTTACGACTCTTGTCTGCCGGAGCAGATCCCAATTACCTTCATCAA gaaAAGGGCACATGCCCTTTACATGTTGCAGCTGGAGCAGGCCAAGCATCACAAGTAGAATTGCTTTTGATATATGGCGCTGATCCAGGAGGTTTGGATTCGTTCGGAAAGACACCCGCCGATCACGCTAG CGAAGCGGGATACAAGGACATAGCCCATCGTCTTGTAGAAAGCCAGTACGAATTGACAGACCGCATCAGCTACTATCTCTGCGAACGAAAACCGGACCATTCATCGGGCCAGCATTTCTTGATTCCTGAAATGGCTGATTCTATTGACAGTAACTCTGACGTAGCCAAAGCTGCAAAGCGTAAGCTACAAATG CTGCCTAACTATTTGTTCGAGGAGATGGCCATGGATGCCTACGATGAAGTGGATCGAAGAGAAACAGAGCAAT ATTGGTTGGCACTGCAAGGGCCAAACCTTCAGCAAATGGCCGATCGGGGTCATAGCGTTCCTTTTTTACCAGTCAATGCAGAGCTATCACCCACACGAAATCAGGCTCGCCAGAAACTTGGTCGACTCAACGCTCGCGAATTTGCCACGTTATTAATTGATTTACTCTCCGAAGCGAAAAGAAGGCAGCAAGGTGGAATGGTTTTCCCCCTAAAAGgtaggtatatatatattttcaatAATAAATATCAGTTGCTTTACTTTATTTCTGTTCCGAAAGACATGCAAAACAACATAAAGCTGGATGGTTCGGATGATGAACCGCTATACGATAGTGTTGCTTCTGAAGAAGAATTTGTACTCGCGGAGCAACAGCAAATCCTAGCCGAGCAGAAGCAGGCCAACAGTATTAAAGGACAACAGGACTTGAATCAACAAAAGAGTGGTGTCTCAGTAGAGGCATACATTGGCATCAAAGAGCAATTGTCCTTGAGCAACGTGAGAATGCAGGAGCTATTAGCAAGTAATACCAACATGCAAACGCAGATTGCCCAACTGCAAAACATGGTTCAGACGCTGGTGCAAGAAAACAACCAATTAAAAACTCAACCAGTTCCTGCGATTGGTGGAACAACAGTCGCCCTTAATGGACCAGCCACCTCATCGTCAAAAAGTTTAGAAGAGCCAATAACTTTAAGGGGATCCAAAATTCACGCAGCACGTCATTACAGCATGTATGAGCCAAGAGAAGGACCTCGTTCTCCTCAACGATCGACGCCCACCAACAGCACAGCTGCTTCCACAACCGCCTCTCCACCACCCCCTACTACCGCTGACGAAGTGGTCCGGCGAACAAATATAATTACTAGGCGTATACAGGAAGTCTTCCGTAATGTTCAAGAACGACGCCAGGATCAAATAGAGCCTTGTGCTCAACGTATTGTCGAAGCTGTGCAGACTATGACAACGATTGTCCCTCAG GGGGCGAGTGAAGAAGTGAAAAGTTGCATACATCAGCTGACAGCCAGCGCTTCTCGGTTGCTGGCTGAATGCCACGAAGCTGGGACGACAGCTCCATGCCCACCAGATCAAGCTGTCACTCAGCGGATCATTCAAGGCGCCTATGACGTGGCTAAGGCGACCAAACAACTGGTCACACTGTTCCAGTAG